A window of the Carassius gibelio isolate Cgi1373 ecotype wild population from Czech Republic chromosome B16, carGib1.2-hapl.c, whole genome shotgun sequence genome harbors these coding sequences:
- the LOC127974915 gene encoding catenin beta-1 isoform X1, with translation MATQSDLMELDMAMEPDRKAAVSHWQQQSYLDSGIHSGATTTAPSLSGKGNPEDDDVDNQVLYEWEQGFNQSFNQDQVADIDGQYAMTRAQRVRAAMFPETLDEGMQIPSTQFDSAHPTNVQRLAEPSQMLKHAVVNLINYQDDAELATRAIPELTKLLNDEDQVVVNKAAVMVHQLSKKEASRHAIMRSPQMVSAIVRTMQNTNDVETARCTSGTLHNLSHHREGLLSIFKSGGIPALVKMLGSPVDSVLFYAITTLHNLLLHQEGAKMAVRLAGGLQKMVALLNKTNVKFLAITTDCLQILAYGNQESKLIILASGGPQALVNIMRTYTYEKLLWTTSRVLKVLSVCSSNKPAIVEAGGMQALGLHLTDPSQRLVQNCLWTLRNLSDAATKQTSLAEVDVQEGMEGLLGTLVQLLGSDDINVVTCAAGILSNLTCNNYKNKMMVCQVGGIEALVRTVLRAGDREDITEPAICALRHLTSRHQDAEMAQNAVRLHYGLPVVVKLLHPPSHWPLIKATVGLIRNLALCPANHAPLREQGAIPRLVQLLVRAHQDTQRRTSMGGTQQQFVEGVRMEEIVEGCTGALHILARDIHNRIVIRGLNTIPLFVQLLYSPIENIQRVAAGVLCELAQDKEAAEAIEAEGATAPLTELLHSRNEGVATYAAAVLFRMSEDKPQDYKKRLSVELTSSLFRTEPMTWNETGDLGLDIGVQGEPLGYRQDDPSYRSFHSGGYGQDAMGMDPMMEHEMGGHHPGPDYPVDGLPDLGHAQDLIDGLPPGDSNQLAWFDTDL, from the exons ATGGCTACCCAAT CTGACTTGATGGAGCTCGACATGGCCATGGAGCCGGATCGCAAAGCCGCGGTCAGCCATTGGCAGCAACAGTCTTACCTGGACTCAGGTATCCACTCTGGTGCCACAACCACTGCCCCATCCCTAAGCGGCAAGGGCAACCCAGAGGATGATGATGTGGATAATCAGGTGCTGTATGAGTGGGAGCAGGGCTTTAACCAGTCCTTCAACCAGGACCAGGTAGCAG ACATTGATGGTCAGTATGCCATGACCAGAGCCCAGAGAGTTCGGGCGGCCATGTTCCCAGAGACTCTAGATGAGGGCATGCAGATACCTTCCACGCAGTTCGACTCTGCCCACCCTACCAATGTCCAGCGTCTGGCTGAGCCCTCGCAGATGCTCAAACACGCCGTGGTCAACCTCATTAACTACCAGGACGATGCAGAGCTGGCCACTCGTGCCATTCCAGAACTCACCAAACTATTGAACGACGAGGATCAG GTGGTGGTAAATAAGGCAGCTGTGATGGTGCACCAGCTCTCGAAGAAGGAGGCCTCTCGTCATGCCATCATGCGATCCCCACAGATGGTGTCGGCCATTGTGAGGACGATGCAGAACACTAATGATGTAGAAACAGCGCGCTGCACCTCGGGCACCCTGCACAATCTTTCCCACCACAGAGAAGGCCTGCTCTCCATCTTCAAATcaggaggcatccctgccctcgTCAAAATGCTTGG TTCCCCAGTGGACTCAGTACTGTTTTATGCCATTACGACTCTACACAACCTGCTACTGCACCAGGAAGGAGCCAAGATGGCTGTCCGTTTGGCCGGAGGCCTGCAGAAAATGGTGGCCttgttaaacaaaacaaatgtcaaaTTCCTCGCCATCACAACAGACTGCCTTCAGATTCTGGCATACGGCAACCAGGAAAGCAAA cTTATCATTCTGGCCAGCGGAGGCCCACAGGCTCTGGTCAACATCATGAGGACCTACACGTATGAGAAACTGTTGTGGACCACCAGTCGAGTGCTCAAAGTGCTGTCAGTTTGCTCCAGTAATAAACCTGCCATCGTTGAGGCTG GTGGCATGCAAGCACTTGGCCTTCACCTCACAGACCCCAGTCAGCGACTGGTACAGAACTGCTTGTGGACTTTGAGGAATCTCTCAGACGCCGCCACCAAACAG ACGTCTTTAGCAGAAGTAGATGTGCAG GAGGGCATGGAGGGGCTCTTGGGCACCCTGGTCCAGTTGCTCGGTTCAGATGACATCAACGTGGTGACGTGTGCTGCTGGAATCCTGTCCAACCTCACCTGCAACAATTACAAGAACAAGATGATGGTGTGCCAAGTGGGCGGCATCGAGGCCCTTGTGCGCACTGTACTTCGTGCCGGAGACAGAGAGGACATCACAGAGCCTGCTATCTGCGCTCTACGTCACCTCACATCCAGACATCAGGATGCAGAGATGGCCCAGAATGCAGTGCGGCTGCACTATGGGCTGCCTGTGGTGGTCAAATTGCTCCACCCTCCCTCACATTGGCCTCTCATTAAG GCCACAGTCGGGCTGATCCGTAACCTGGCACTGTGCCCTGCCAACCATGCCCCGCTCAGGGAGCAAGGTGCCATTCCCCGCCTGGTGCAGCTTCTGGTCAGGGCCCATCAGGACACTCAGAGGCGCACCTCCATGGGTGGAACACAGCAGCAGTTTGTG GAGGGTGTGCGTATGGAGGAGATCGTGGAGGGCTGCACTGGAGCTCTGCACATTCTAGCAAGAGACATTCACAACAGAATCGTGATCAGAGGACTCAACACTATTCCACTGTTTGTTCAG ttgCTATATTCTCCGATCGAGAACATCCAGCGTGTAGCTGCAGGTGTGCTGTGTGAGCTGGCTCAGGATAAGGAGGCAGCTGAGGCCATCGAAGCAGAAGGAGCCACGGCTCCTCTCACAGAGCTCCTCCACTCCAGAAACGAGGGAGttg CCACATACGCTGCTGCAGTTCTGTTCCGCATGTCTGAGGATAAGCCCCAGGACTACAAGAAACGACTGTCTGTGGAGCTCACCAGCTCTCTGTTCAGAACTGAGCCCATGACCTGGAACGAG ACTGGAGATCTAGGGCTGGACATAGGTGTGCAGGGAGAGCCTCTGGGCTATAGGCAGGACG ACCCAAGCTACCGCTCCTTCCACTCCGGAGGTTACGGGCAGGATGCCATGGGCATGGATCCCATGATGGAGCACGAGATGGGCGGGCACCACCCGGGCCCAGATTACCCCGTAGATGGCCTGCCCGACCTCGGCCACGCCCAGGACCTGATCGATGGGCTCCCGCCGGGCGACAGCAATCAGCTGGCCTGGTTTGATACCGATCTGTAA
- the LOC127974915 gene encoding catenin beta-1 isoform X3 codes for MATQSDLMELDMAMEPDRKAAVSHWQQQSYLDSGIHSGATTTAPSLSGKGNPEDDDVDNQVLYEWEQGFNQSFNQDQVADIDGQYAMTRAQRVRAAMFPETLDEGMQIPSTQFDSAHPTNVQRLAEPSQMLKHAVVNLINYQDDAELATRAIPELTKLLNDEDQVVVNKAAVMVHQLSKKEASRHAIMRSPQMVSAIVRTMQNTNDVETARCTSGTLHNLSHHREGLLSIFKSGGIPALVKMLGSPVDSVLFYAITTLHNLLLHQEGAKMAVRLAGGLQKMVALLNKTNVKFLAITTDCLQILAYGNQESKLIILASGGPQALVNIMRTYTYEKLLWTTSRVLKVLSVCSSNKPAIVEAGGMQALGLHLTDPSQRLVQNCLWTLRNLSDAATKQTSLAEVDVQEGMEGLLGTLVQLLGSDDINVVTCAAGILSNLTCNNYKNKMMVCQVGGIEALVRTVLRAGDREDITEPAICALRHLTSRHQDAEMAQNAVRLHYGLPVVVKLLHPPSHWPLIKATVGLIRNLALCPANHAPLREQGAIPRLVQLLVRAHQDTQRRTSMGGTQQQFVEGVRMEEIVEGCTGALHILARDIHNRIVIRGLNTIPLFVQLLYSPIENIQRVAAGVLCELAQDKEAAEAIEAEGATAPLTELLHSRNEGVATYAAAVLFRMSEDKPQDYKKRLSVELTSSLFRTEPMTWNETGDLGLDIGVQGEPLGYRQDAVSSDLNEPAL; via the exons ATGGCTACCCAAT CTGACTTGATGGAGCTCGACATGGCCATGGAGCCGGATCGCAAAGCCGCGGTCAGCCATTGGCAGCAACAGTCTTACCTGGACTCAGGTATCCACTCTGGTGCCACAACCACTGCCCCATCCCTAAGCGGCAAGGGCAACCCAGAGGATGATGATGTGGATAATCAGGTGCTGTATGAGTGGGAGCAGGGCTTTAACCAGTCCTTCAACCAGGACCAGGTAGCAG ACATTGATGGTCAGTATGCCATGACCAGAGCCCAGAGAGTTCGGGCGGCCATGTTCCCAGAGACTCTAGATGAGGGCATGCAGATACCTTCCACGCAGTTCGACTCTGCCCACCCTACCAATGTCCAGCGTCTGGCTGAGCCCTCGCAGATGCTCAAACACGCCGTGGTCAACCTCATTAACTACCAGGACGATGCAGAGCTGGCCACTCGTGCCATTCCAGAACTCACCAAACTATTGAACGACGAGGATCAG GTGGTGGTAAATAAGGCAGCTGTGATGGTGCACCAGCTCTCGAAGAAGGAGGCCTCTCGTCATGCCATCATGCGATCCCCACAGATGGTGTCGGCCATTGTGAGGACGATGCAGAACACTAATGATGTAGAAACAGCGCGCTGCACCTCGGGCACCCTGCACAATCTTTCCCACCACAGAGAAGGCCTGCTCTCCATCTTCAAATcaggaggcatccctgccctcgTCAAAATGCTTGG TTCCCCAGTGGACTCAGTACTGTTTTATGCCATTACGACTCTACACAACCTGCTACTGCACCAGGAAGGAGCCAAGATGGCTGTCCGTTTGGCCGGAGGCCTGCAGAAAATGGTGGCCttgttaaacaaaacaaatgtcaaaTTCCTCGCCATCACAACAGACTGCCTTCAGATTCTGGCATACGGCAACCAGGAAAGCAAA cTTATCATTCTGGCCAGCGGAGGCCCACAGGCTCTGGTCAACATCATGAGGACCTACACGTATGAGAAACTGTTGTGGACCACCAGTCGAGTGCTCAAAGTGCTGTCAGTTTGCTCCAGTAATAAACCTGCCATCGTTGAGGCTG GTGGCATGCAAGCACTTGGCCTTCACCTCACAGACCCCAGTCAGCGACTGGTACAGAACTGCTTGTGGACTTTGAGGAATCTCTCAGACGCCGCCACCAAACAG ACGTCTTTAGCAGAAGTAGATGTGCAG GAGGGCATGGAGGGGCTCTTGGGCACCCTGGTCCAGTTGCTCGGTTCAGATGACATCAACGTGGTGACGTGTGCTGCTGGAATCCTGTCCAACCTCACCTGCAACAATTACAAGAACAAGATGATGGTGTGCCAAGTGGGCGGCATCGAGGCCCTTGTGCGCACTGTACTTCGTGCCGGAGACAGAGAGGACATCACAGAGCCTGCTATCTGCGCTCTACGTCACCTCACATCCAGACATCAGGATGCAGAGATGGCCCAGAATGCAGTGCGGCTGCACTATGGGCTGCCTGTGGTGGTCAAATTGCTCCACCCTCCCTCACATTGGCCTCTCATTAAG GCCACAGTCGGGCTGATCCGTAACCTGGCACTGTGCCCTGCCAACCATGCCCCGCTCAGGGAGCAAGGTGCCATTCCCCGCCTGGTGCAGCTTCTGGTCAGGGCCCATCAGGACACTCAGAGGCGCACCTCCATGGGTGGAACACAGCAGCAGTTTGTG GAGGGTGTGCGTATGGAGGAGATCGTGGAGGGCTGCACTGGAGCTCTGCACATTCTAGCAAGAGACATTCACAACAGAATCGTGATCAGAGGACTCAACACTATTCCACTGTTTGTTCAG ttgCTATATTCTCCGATCGAGAACATCCAGCGTGTAGCTGCAGGTGTGCTGTGTGAGCTGGCTCAGGATAAGGAGGCAGCTGAGGCCATCGAAGCAGAAGGAGCCACGGCTCCTCTCACAGAGCTCCTCCACTCCAGAAACGAGGGAGttg CCACATACGCTGCTGCAGTTCTGTTCCGCATGTCTGAGGATAAGCCCCAGGACTACAAGAAACGACTGTCTGTGGAGCTCACCAGCTCTCTGTTCAGAACTGAGCCCATGACCTGGAACGAG ACTGGAGATCTAGGGCTGGACATAGGTGTGCAGGGAGAGCCTCTGGGCTATAGGCAGGACG CTGTATCGTCTGATCTGAATGAACCTGCATTGTGA
- the LOC127974915 gene encoding catenin beta-1 isoform X2, with the protein MATQSDLMELDMAMEPDRKAAVSHWQQQSYLDSGIHSGATTTAPSLSGKGNPEDDDVDNQVLYEWEQGFNQSFNQDQVADIDGQYAMTRAQRVRAAMFPETLDEGMQIPSTQFDSAHPTNVQRLAEPSQMLKHAVVNLINYQDDAELATRAIPELTKLLNDEDQVVVNKAAVMVHQLSKKEASRHAIMRSPQMVSAIVRTMQNTNDVETARCTSGTLHNLSHHREGLLSIFKSGGIPALVKMLGSPVDSVLFYAITTLHNLLLHQEGAKMAVRLAGGLQKMVALLNKTNVKFLAITTDCLQILAYGNQESKLIILASGGPQALVNIMRTYTYEKLLWTTSRVLKVLSVCSSNKPAIVEAGGMQALGLHLTDPSQRLVQNCLWTLRNLSDAATKQEGMEGLLGTLVQLLGSDDINVVTCAAGILSNLTCNNYKNKMMVCQVGGIEALVRTVLRAGDREDITEPAICALRHLTSRHQDAEMAQNAVRLHYGLPVVVKLLHPPSHWPLIKATVGLIRNLALCPANHAPLREQGAIPRLVQLLVRAHQDTQRRTSMGGTQQQFVEGVRMEEIVEGCTGALHILARDIHNRIVIRGLNTIPLFVQLLYSPIENIQRVAAGVLCELAQDKEAAEAIEAEGATAPLTELLHSRNEGVATYAAAVLFRMSEDKPQDYKKRLSVELTSSLFRTEPMTWNETGDLGLDIGVQGEPLGYRQDDPSYRSFHSGGYGQDAMGMDPMMEHEMGGHHPGPDYPVDGLPDLGHAQDLIDGLPPGDSNQLAWFDTDL; encoded by the exons ATGGCTACCCAAT CTGACTTGATGGAGCTCGACATGGCCATGGAGCCGGATCGCAAAGCCGCGGTCAGCCATTGGCAGCAACAGTCTTACCTGGACTCAGGTATCCACTCTGGTGCCACAACCACTGCCCCATCCCTAAGCGGCAAGGGCAACCCAGAGGATGATGATGTGGATAATCAGGTGCTGTATGAGTGGGAGCAGGGCTTTAACCAGTCCTTCAACCAGGACCAGGTAGCAG ACATTGATGGTCAGTATGCCATGACCAGAGCCCAGAGAGTTCGGGCGGCCATGTTCCCAGAGACTCTAGATGAGGGCATGCAGATACCTTCCACGCAGTTCGACTCTGCCCACCCTACCAATGTCCAGCGTCTGGCTGAGCCCTCGCAGATGCTCAAACACGCCGTGGTCAACCTCATTAACTACCAGGACGATGCAGAGCTGGCCACTCGTGCCATTCCAGAACTCACCAAACTATTGAACGACGAGGATCAG GTGGTGGTAAATAAGGCAGCTGTGATGGTGCACCAGCTCTCGAAGAAGGAGGCCTCTCGTCATGCCATCATGCGATCCCCACAGATGGTGTCGGCCATTGTGAGGACGATGCAGAACACTAATGATGTAGAAACAGCGCGCTGCACCTCGGGCACCCTGCACAATCTTTCCCACCACAGAGAAGGCCTGCTCTCCATCTTCAAATcaggaggcatccctgccctcgTCAAAATGCTTGG TTCCCCAGTGGACTCAGTACTGTTTTATGCCATTACGACTCTACACAACCTGCTACTGCACCAGGAAGGAGCCAAGATGGCTGTCCGTTTGGCCGGAGGCCTGCAGAAAATGGTGGCCttgttaaacaaaacaaatgtcaaaTTCCTCGCCATCACAACAGACTGCCTTCAGATTCTGGCATACGGCAACCAGGAAAGCAAA cTTATCATTCTGGCCAGCGGAGGCCCACAGGCTCTGGTCAACATCATGAGGACCTACACGTATGAGAAACTGTTGTGGACCACCAGTCGAGTGCTCAAAGTGCTGTCAGTTTGCTCCAGTAATAAACCTGCCATCGTTGAGGCTG GTGGCATGCAAGCACTTGGCCTTCACCTCACAGACCCCAGTCAGCGACTGGTACAGAACTGCTTGTGGACTTTGAGGAATCTCTCAGACGCCGCCACCAAACAG GAGGGCATGGAGGGGCTCTTGGGCACCCTGGTCCAGTTGCTCGGTTCAGATGACATCAACGTGGTGACGTGTGCTGCTGGAATCCTGTCCAACCTCACCTGCAACAATTACAAGAACAAGATGATGGTGTGCCAAGTGGGCGGCATCGAGGCCCTTGTGCGCACTGTACTTCGTGCCGGAGACAGAGAGGACATCACAGAGCCTGCTATCTGCGCTCTACGTCACCTCACATCCAGACATCAGGATGCAGAGATGGCCCAGAATGCAGTGCGGCTGCACTATGGGCTGCCTGTGGTGGTCAAATTGCTCCACCCTCCCTCACATTGGCCTCTCATTAAG GCCACAGTCGGGCTGATCCGTAACCTGGCACTGTGCCCTGCCAACCATGCCCCGCTCAGGGAGCAAGGTGCCATTCCCCGCCTGGTGCAGCTTCTGGTCAGGGCCCATCAGGACACTCAGAGGCGCACCTCCATGGGTGGAACACAGCAGCAGTTTGTG GAGGGTGTGCGTATGGAGGAGATCGTGGAGGGCTGCACTGGAGCTCTGCACATTCTAGCAAGAGACATTCACAACAGAATCGTGATCAGAGGACTCAACACTATTCCACTGTTTGTTCAG ttgCTATATTCTCCGATCGAGAACATCCAGCGTGTAGCTGCAGGTGTGCTGTGTGAGCTGGCTCAGGATAAGGAGGCAGCTGAGGCCATCGAAGCAGAAGGAGCCACGGCTCCTCTCACAGAGCTCCTCCACTCCAGAAACGAGGGAGttg CCACATACGCTGCTGCAGTTCTGTTCCGCATGTCTGAGGATAAGCCCCAGGACTACAAGAAACGACTGTCTGTGGAGCTCACCAGCTCTCTGTTCAGAACTGAGCCCATGACCTGGAACGAG ACTGGAGATCTAGGGCTGGACATAGGTGTGCAGGGAGAGCCTCTGGGCTATAGGCAGGACG ACCCAAGCTACCGCTCCTTCCACTCCGGAGGTTACGGGCAGGATGCCATGGGCATGGATCCCATGATGGAGCACGAGATGGGCGGGCACCACCCGGGCCCAGATTACCCCGTAGATGGCCTGCCCGACCTCGGCCACGCCCAGGACCTGATCGATGGGCTCCCGCCGGGCGACAGCAATCAGCTGGCCTGGTTTGATACCGATCTGTAA